GAAAATTGACACCTAGGAGTGACATTACAAGATAATTTGAGATTCAATAAGCCTATAGTCTAAAATTAAAACAGCAAAAAGGCTACTTGGCTTGATCAAGCATGAACTTCACTGTGCGCCTTAGGGGACTAAGCTCTTAGCATAGGCCTATAGATCTTCTTGTCTGTTTCATTTTGAGTACGCAGTTGCAGACTGGGATCCAAGTATCTAGGGAGAAATAGTTAGTTTGAAGCAGGCTCAAAACCAAATGTTAAAGTTGATAACAAGAATCAAAGGCATTAGAGGAACCACTACAATAAAGAAGACAGCAACAGCTACTGCCGGACAACTTCATCAAAACTAGAGCGCAGTGTCTGGGCAAACCCACCTCAGTGTTAAAAACAATAGTCTCTATTAAAATCGCTTTCTACCAAAAACTATCAGACAACTCAAGCAAAACAAATCGCAGTCGCACAGAGCAGCAGTGCGCTACACTTTCACACAAGGCACGTTGAGCTTGACTGTAGGCCTGTTGGTCTGTAtaaatgcaaaatatgtatCTAGCTTTTGTAAACTCGACCTAAAAGTGTTTACACCCTAGTCACTAGGGGTACGCCCCTTACATCCCTAGGTGGTTTAACGCGAATAAATCTACGAGGTCATGCGAGGTACGTATCTTTCAAAAACGCATTTCTAATTTTGGTTCCTATTTACTAACGTAGGAATGTAATGTCTAAAATTCACAATGCCACAAAGCAAGTGCCTGCTTCTTTATTCAGCACCATTGTTGATAGTTCTGAATACAGATCTGCTTAGTGGACCAGTTAATTACCAGCCGTGGCGATAAACCCAATAAGCGTGGTCTGTGCTGGGGCCttcataaaaaaaaaacatacaaTGCGTGTAGACAACGTTTTATCCCGCATGTGGTGAACATTAACTTATTGGCGACGGTGGATGTTACCTACGGGATTTATATTTAGCCTATATCGTGCAACCCGTCGGTTAACGGCCTGTCGAACCAAGCTTAGTCACGACATAACGATGAATGTTACGTGATGACGATATTATCTCTCCAAGGCTGTCCGGTGACTATACGTATTGTCTCTGATTTGCCTCTTCCAGTTCAATATGGCTCCTCCAGAAAAGAAAGAAAGGAAAAACCGAAGACGATGGTTTCTAGACTTTTCTAGTTCTTCTGGGTATGCTATTTAATAATATGTAACTATATAAACACTGGCCAAGTTTTGACGATTGTAATTTTATGTACGGTAAAAGGCTTATCTCAAACATACGATAAAACTGCTATAAAATACAAAAGAGTGTCCTTTTGCCACTTGATTGATTTCGGCTTTTTAAGTTTACGCGTTTTTGTTGAAGGTTGCTATTCTGAAGACTAGTTCATTACAACTATTTATTAGGCCATAGTATAAATGAGAAATtatcagcataattttttaccaaagcaGTCAGTTTTTAAACCAACGAAACCGTGGTAATAGGAATTAAACAGATAGTCTGTGTACCAGAAAGTATGCTGATGTTAATGACAATTTGATGCACTTTAAATACTATGATATAGTCAGAGaacattaaaataatgaaaGTTACTTTGATTATTACCTCTTATTGGAGTAAAATTTGGTTAGTATGTTTGGCCGAATCTTGAAGTATTCCTAAATTTAGCCACATATTTCATTTGTCTACATAATAATACCAATTTCGCATGAAACTCATCTCATGTATTCACCGCATGCATGATATGGTCTTGACACTTCTAGTAACGCTTTCATATTCTGTTAGAAATGTTACATTGATTGCAGGGCATTAGGTATCACCAAGTATCAGGACTTGCCAGCACCATACAGTTTCTCAAAGAATGCTGGGAATGAGGTCGCTGAGCGAGAACAGAATGTTGATAAAGAGCTTATAGTCAAGGTTACTATTATTTTGGCTGTTCTCTTGCAATGCGTGACAGTGAATCAGTGATTGCTTTTTCCTGCCATTTTAGATTAACTTTGGGTTGCAAAGTGGGGATGTATTGCTCTCTTATTGTACAATACTCGTCTCCTCACAATTTAAAGCTATATTGACAGCGATCTTGGGACGTTGCACTGGCCCCCATCAAGCAGGTGCCCATGAACTTGTTTATGATGTGGATGGCTGGCAGTTCCATCTCCATCTTTCCCATAATGATGGTTGGAATGATGGCTATCAGACCTATTCAAGCCTTCCTTTCCATGTCGCAGAGTAAGTCCTTCATTTTCACTTTAATTTGTCACAAGGTTGAGTAGGGCAGGTTGTTTATGTTGCAGCGGGGCTGGAAAGTATGTCTGcaccaaattattttttaaactttttagccTTTCTGGTTTGGTGTTGGAATCACAAAAATTTGTCTGTGTGATAATCCAGacaaatatattttaccaaGCATAGgattattttgcatttttcatcAGAGCCAGCCAAATTTTATTACAGCTAATCGAAGGCATTATTATTTCACTggtttatacatgtagttttagtATAGTTTACATGTAGGTAGGGTGCTGTTAAATTATTGATCTAGCCTAATGGAAGTTGTGCTCTTATGACTCAACCAGAGCTAACCACAGTCTATGGTACATCATGTTTGTTAGCCAGCCTAAACCATTTAGAGAggaaatataataatttatgtaatatacagtggaacctcggttctcgaacatactCTGTTCCAGAAGGATCTGGAACAActtgaaaaccgagttgttgtTTTcagttgttcgagatctgaaataattattcccattagaattaatgtatgtaaattttcatCTGTTCCAAgccgagaaaacaacttcagtaaagtatttttaaacattttacaccataaactgtactgtatactacatactataaataaaaatgcgtagatatagatcatgtttatttttaataaaatattttctatttatggtgatgaaaacagaaaacaaaaagtaaacatttcgtacgttttgctcttaaaacaacGAAAACATTCTatgttaagatacaatactaaaaattgcagaaattgataatgaaacagcaaagaatgcaacagatcagttacatcaaaactTTTGTTGAAAAAGAGAATATAAACAGCGATggcatgtttacttcacatatttgaaggagaatcctcctccaaaacaatttagggtaactcgactggaggagttgtctccctagcaaatctcgTCGGTAGAGAGACATGGTCCCAGATAGTTCCTTCCTGTTAGTAAAAATGtatgaagcgtaacttgcttctccctttgttaacgaatgtttccatgctgtttccggggCTGCTCCGAACGTTTAATTCTAATGcacatgctccggtttggtcaaGAATTGAacttatgttcgagatccgagacgaaccaATCTTTTTGGTCGACAACAGAATTGTGCGAGAACCAAAGCGTTCGAtgaccgaggttccactgtaattGGGTTTTTGTGTTACAATTCTAATGATGATGGTGTTTACTACAATAACAGAACAGGCATGCAGTAAATCTCACGCAAGTGATATTTTAAGGTAATCAGACTGCTACAGcagctaactagcatattagaGTTAAGTCTTTTTTGGCTTGCGCTTATTTCTCAGTGTTTTATTTATTCTGTAGCCTTCAAGATGATAGAGGGAGAGCAGGCACCCCTGCAGAAGCTATCATATATATTTGGTAATCTTGTTGCTGTTGGCTTATCGGTGTATAAATGCAATTCCATGGGACTGCTACCAACGCATGCATCTGATTGGTTGGCCTTTGCAGATATACCTCAGGTACGTTATACAAGACACGGATGATTTGTTAGTCTAGCCTTATAAAACCCTTaacggttgacttgcaacgaaattcacattacagtgatttggtatcaaaaaattcactgTCTTagtttgctgtgttgtaggtgcaaaatatgtggaaatgtgattacaagcttttaaaagttaaaaaacgaacagttaatcgcagccacacgagaccgccgtagtttggaatctctttccaaaacggctcaaatgggacgtagttgtacaagatggcttctgtttacactttcatgcaacctcattcatcaaaatattttcacaaacatacttcgcgcattcaataaaaccatgtctattgttcttacgcaacTATTTTATCGtctttgtaatgctgtcactttgaacactgatatcctataacctaccgtaaaaattcgtttaaatttttcaccttagttcgaaggagtacatatcattttctgataaacatgacgagcctgttggtcacctgtgataattgaaaaatgctgcagaaattattcatgaagtatgggtcacatgatcagattacgactagacgattagaccaagccgaaacaaaactgtaaagtagcgagcatctatatttgatacggtcttctgtaaaacccgaagtgttggtCATTAACTAGTGCTCcgataagttttttattggcctttcaattcacgtgagaatatCACGTGacaaacaataaccaaatgtagcTACTACGTCAGAGTAATAAActtattccaatctacggcggcttttcatttttgagcttttaagagcttgtaattacatttccacatattttgcacctacaacacagcagagtaatactttgtgaatcttttgataccatataactgtaatgtgaattttgttgccagtcaacctttaaatgtatgtataagtATTGTGTACCAAAGTTCACATGCAGACGTGTTGTGTACTGGATTGTATCATGCAGcattaaattttttgtagaGAATAGAGTTCGTGGCTGGTGGGATGTCTCTGCAATAAGGCGCTACCTGTCCGTCTGTCTGATAATAGGATATGATGTATACAACAGATGTATTTCATATatgaatatttattatatatagctTGGCTgcagttttgtaaaaatataactatGTCAATATTGTATTGGTTTTGAATGCTCTGATGCATAGAAAAAATATGACCGTGAACAGAGAATATGTGTTTAGTGAGAGCGAGATCTGTTCCTCATTGCGTGTTTGTCTGTTGGCCAAACGGAAATGGCAGCAGTTAGGGAGTAATTCATATCGACACAATCGACTGCTATAAAGTAGGTAATGCGTGGGGTTGGCATCTTAACGTAGATTTTCCAACTTCCTGTCGTAAATTCTCATGGATTGTTGATAGTCTTGACTGTAATTATCGGCACTGGTACATAGGGAACTCGTGTCTTGTCTGCAAGGTCAAAAAGAGGGATGTCAGAGGTAAGCCTTGTGTTACGTTACTATATGGTTACTATAAATCGTTTTGTTGTGATTTTATATAAGGGTCGGTAATAGGCCTTCACACCCGCCCAAGTTCACAAAATTCTACCAGAAATTGCTATAAACAATTATAGTGCATACTGAGTAGTCTTACCTTACtacaagagaagataactttcACATtaatatttacagctatttgacTGTTGAAACATCAGTAGCTCAGCTGGGTAGCAACAAATCAAAGTTATATTTCATTAACACATCCGGGCGTAATAGGGTATAGCCTTAGTAGCGGACAGTGTACCAGATTGTATCATGTATTCTATGCCGTAACTGAACCTAAGTAGGCCATAACCTCTAACAAGGGGCTTTACAGAAACGTACCTCATTATGCCATACATGTGCTTTTTCAACATCATGATTTGACCATGTTGAAAAACTGGCTCTCTGATAAAATAACTCTCAAGCATGAAGCGACGATTCATATTTTTTA
Above is a window of Watersipora subatra chromosome 3, tzWatSuba1.1, whole genome shotgun sequence DNA encoding:
- the LOC137389993 gene encoding ER membrane protein complex subunit 4-like yields the protein MAPPEKKERKNRRRWFLDFSSSSGALGITKYQDLPAPYSFSKNAGNEVAEREQNVDKELIVKRSWDVALAPIKQVPMNLFMMWMAGSSISIFPIMMVGMMAIRPIQAFLSMSQTFKMIEGEQAPLQKLSYIFGNLVAVGLSVYKCNSMGLLPTHASDWLAFADIPQRIEFVAGGMSLQ